The following are from one region of the Sandaracinus amylolyticus genome:
- a CDS encoding threonine dehydratase gives MPVTFQDVLRAWPVVHRWLPRTPLYRYPLLSARWGVDAWVKHENHMPIGAFKVRGGVNLFANLSDSQRARGVITATRGNHGLSLAWAARAFGSRAVIYVPKGNNPEKNAIMSALGAEVVEFGRDFDEARMEAEARARNELLRYVHPANEPLLIAGIGTMAMEIAEDLPDADVVIVPIGGGSLLAGTIVALRTLRPDMQIIGVQAERADAMARSLESGMLTSIENADTFADGLATRFAFELPFEIAKGKVDRVVRVSEDEMKEAVRTALEGTHNAAEGAAAASYAAAFKLRGELARKKVVILHTGHNIDRNTLRWALGLFDA, from the coding sequence ATGCCCGTTACTTTCCAGGACGTTCTGCGCGCGTGGCCCGTGGTGCACCGCTGGCTCCCGCGGACGCCGCTCTATCGCTACCCCCTGCTCTCCGCGCGGTGGGGCGTCGACGCCTGGGTGAAGCACGAGAACCACATGCCGATCGGCGCGTTCAAGGTGCGCGGCGGCGTGAACCTCTTCGCGAACCTCAGCGACTCGCAGCGCGCCCGCGGCGTCATCACCGCGACGCGCGGCAACCACGGCCTGTCGCTGGCATGGGCGGCGCGCGCGTTCGGATCGCGCGCCGTGATCTACGTGCCGAAGGGGAACAACCCCGAGAAGAACGCGATCATGAGCGCGCTCGGCGCCGAGGTCGTGGAGTTCGGCCGGGACTTCGACGAGGCGCGCATGGAGGCCGAGGCCCGCGCGCGCAACGAGCTGCTGCGTTACGTGCACCCCGCGAACGAGCCGCTGCTGATCGCCGGGATCGGCACGATGGCGATGGAGATCGCGGAGGACCTTCCCGACGCCGACGTGGTGATCGTGCCGATCGGCGGCGGCAGCCTGCTCGCGGGCACCATCGTCGCGCTGCGGACGTTGCGGCCCGACATGCAGATCATCGGCGTCCAGGCGGAGCGCGCCGACGCGATGGCGCGCTCGCTCGAGTCGGGGATGCTCACGAGCATCGAGAACGCCGACACCTTCGCCGACGGCCTCGCGACGCGCTTCGCGTTCGAGCTGCCCTTCGAGATCGCGAAGGGCAAGGTCGACCGCGTCGTGCGCGTGAGCGAGGACGAGATGAAGGAGGCCGTGCGCACGGCCCTCGAGGGCACGCACAACGCGGCCGAGGGCGCGGCGGCGGCATCCTATGCCGCGGCGTTCAAGCTGCGCGGCGAGCTGGCCCGGAAGAAGGTCGTGATCCTCCACACCGGGCACAACATCGACCGCAACACGCTGCGCTGGGCGCTCGGGCTCTTCGACGCCTGA
- a CDS encoding thiamine pyrophosphate-binding protein produces MKGTVALQLVDVLRDFGVDVVFGIPGGAISALYAALLERPDVRIITTKHESTAAFLAIGYAIATGRPGVVLTTAGPGITNAVTGVASAFYEGVPVVHIAGEVARSAFGRGALQEGSPAGFDAVAIMRRVTKMSVMLSHPGPATSVLRKALSTAYSGRRGPVFVSLPLDVACAHVESQPLSGSVRTTFEIDSDATRRALDMLERAQRPLILAGAGTRDLSGRRALRRLAEHVGAPVCVTTKGKGVFPEDHPLFLGVLGFGGHDSVISYLERGVDVLLAVGSGLNDFTTNAWSPLLRATRAFLQIDIDSAQLGKNYPIDLGLVGPADQVIGRMLEHRSDERISKPLGRGPSLVETQPLVPSPSGALTTMEVVLAMNEACPRDAVFTADMGEHLSVALHYLRVSEHGDFITCLGFGSMGSGIATAIGHQLGAPQRRTFAICGDGGFLMYGNELATAVQHGLRVTFVVMNDSRLNMVHHGMHDLFGRAPDFTTSPVDFALMARSMGAEGHVVRTRLDLVRLLSDEADGPVVLDVRFDPDVRLAGNQRVAALKQFGSSENDG; encoded by the coding sequence ATGAAGGGCACGGTCGCGCTGCAGCTGGTTGACGTGCTGCGCGATTTTGGTGTGGATGTGGTGTTCGGGATCCCGGGAGGTGCGATCAGCGCGCTCTACGCCGCGCTGCTCGAGCGCCCCGACGTCCGCATCATCACGACCAAGCACGAGTCGACCGCGGCGTTCCTCGCGATCGGCTACGCGATCGCGACCGGGCGTCCGGGCGTGGTGCTCACGACCGCGGGGCCCGGGATCACGAACGCGGTGACCGGCGTCGCGAGCGCGTTCTACGAGGGCGTTCCGGTCGTGCACATCGCGGGCGAGGTCGCGCGCTCGGCGTTCGGTCGCGGCGCGCTGCAGGAGGGATCGCCCGCGGGCTTCGACGCGGTCGCGATCATGCGCCGGGTCACGAAGATGAGCGTGATGCTCTCGCACCCCGGGCCCGCGACGTCGGTGCTGCGCAAGGCGCTCTCGACGGCGTACAGCGGGCGCCGCGGCCCGGTGTTCGTCTCGCTTCCGCTCGACGTCGCGTGCGCGCACGTGGAGTCGCAGCCGCTCTCGGGCAGCGTGCGCACCACGTTCGAGATCGACTCGGACGCGACGCGACGGGCGCTCGACATGCTGGAGCGCGCGCAGCGTCCGTTGATTCTCGCGGGCGCGGGCACGCGCGATCTCTCGGGACGGCGCGCGCTGCGGAGGCTCGCCGAGCACGTGGGCGCGCCGGTCTGCGTGACCACGAAGGGCAAGGGCGTGTTCCCCGAGGACCACCCGCTCTTCCTCGGCGTGCTCGGGTTCGGTGGGCACGACTCGGTGATCTCGTATCTCGAGCGCGGGGTCGACGTGCTGCTCGCGGTCGGCAGCGGGCTCAACGACTTCACCACGAACGCGTGGTCGCCGCTGCTCCGCGCGACCCGGGCGTTCCTCCAGATCGACATCGACTCGGCGCAGCTCGGGAAGAACTACCCGATCGATCTCGGGCTCGTGGGCCCTGCGGATCAGGTGATCGGGCGCATGCTCGAGCATCGATCGGACGAGCGCATCTCGAAGCCGCTCGGTCGCGGTCCGAGCCTGGTCGAGACGCAGCCGCTCGTGCCCTCGCCGAGCGGCGCGCTGACGACGATGGAGGTCGTGCTCGCGATGAACGAGGCGTGCCCGCGCGACGCGGTGTTCACCGCGGACATGGGCGAGCACCTCTCGGTCGCGCTGCACTACCTGCGCGTGAGCGAGCACGGCGACTTCATCACGTGCCTCGGCTTCGGATCGATGGGCTCTGGCATCGCGACCGCGATCGGTCATCAGTTGGGCGCGCCGCAGCGGCGCACGTTCGCGATCTGCGGCGACGGCGGCTTCCTCATGTACGGCAACGAGCTCGCGACCGCGGTGCAGCACGGGCTGCGCGTGACGTTCGTCGTGATGAACGACAGCCGCTTGAACATGGTGCACCACGGCATGCACGACCTCTTCGGGCGCGCGCCGGACTTCACGACGTCGCCCGTCGACTTCGCGCTGATGGCGCGGAGCATGGGCGCCGAGGGCCACGTGGTGCGCACGCGGCTCGATCTCGTGCGGCTGCTCTCGGACGAAGCGGACGGGCCGGTGGTGCTCGACGTGCGCTTCGATCCCGACGTGCGCCTCGCGGGCAACCAGCGCGTCGCGGCGCTGAAGCAGTTCGGGAGCTCGGAGAACGATGGGTGA
- a CDS encoding M23 family metallopeptidase — MADETPSGIPTHRPLPSVGMPLLRDDVRTTRQKQLLAVVVLVALAAVTIAVVALVPGPPQEGEGAEVPSADEGPAVPLAVGFSPPHDAGPLAIDAGPPAPPPEPLAVESTGVPGGTRTTHAFGRAVGFRPALTNSGVSGADADALTTALTGVLDFRRCRPEHQIVLERDADGSLTRFEYRASITQIYEAVRDGARWLGRQVEVPVQRTRLSRGGTVATSLGAALEGAGLGRAMVGTFVETFDGRIDFNTETRAGDAFRILLDEERIDGQFLGYGTVWAIEYRSQRRGVLRAFWFETRAAGGGRPAEGDFHDETGRAVHGGWLRTPLRYDHISSPFNPRRMHPVLRRVMPHNGIDYAAGTGTPVWAAADGTITFIGPRGANGNLVALRHEGGYETFYAHLSRFAPGLSRGDTVTQRQVIGYVGSTGRSTGPHLHFGLKRHGGFVDPGRELNGPGRMLPAAQMGRFRAQLAGLRRELDAIEIPEVAVREAPDAHPVAASEDVMD, encoded by the coding sequence ATGGCCGACGAGACCCCGAGCGGGATCCCGACGCACCGCCCGCTCCCGTCGGTGGGCATGCCTCTTCTCCGCGACGATGTGCGCACGACGCGGCAGAAGCAGCTGCTCGCCGTCGTGGTCCTCGTCGCGCTCGCAGCCGTCACGATCGCGGTGGTCGCGCTGGTCCCGGGCCCGCCGCAGGAAGGCGAGGGCGCCGAGGTCCCCAGCGCCGACGAAGGGCCCGCGGTGCCGCTCGCCGTCGGGTTCAGCCCGCCGCACGACGCGGGGCCCCTCGCGATCGACGCCGGCCCGCCCGCTCCGCCGCCCGAGCCCCTCGCGGTCGAGTCGACGGGCGTGCCCGGCGGGACGCGCACCACCCACGCGTTCGGGCGCGCGGTCGGCTTCCGCCCCGCGCTCACCAACTCGGGCGTGAGCGGCGCCGACGCGGATGCGCTCACGACCGCGCTCACCGGCGTGCTGGATTTCCGCCGCTGTCGCCCCGAGCACCAGATCGTGCTCGAGCGCGACGCCGACGGATCGCTCACGCGCTTCGAGTACCGCGCGTCGATCACCCAGATCTACGAGGCGGTGCGCGACGGCGCGCGCTGGCTCGGGCGTCAGGTCGAGGTGCCGGTGCAGCGCACGCGCCTCTCGCGCGGCGGCACGGTCGCGACCTCGCTCGGCGCGGCCCTCGAAGGCGCGGGGCTCGGTCGCGCGATGGTCGGTACGTTCGTCGAGACCTTCGACGGCCGCATCGACTTCAACACCGAGACGCGCGCCGGCGACGCGTTCCGCATCCTGCTCGACGAGGAGCGCATCGACGGGCAGTTCCTCGGCTACGGCACGGTCTGGGCGATCGAGTACCGCAGCCAGCGCCGCGGGGTGCTGCGCGCGTTCTGGTTCGAGACGCGCGCGGCCGGCGGCGGTCGTCCCGCCGAGGGCGACTTCCACGACGAGACCGGTCGCGCCGTACACGGCGGATGGCTGCGCACGCCGCTCCGCTACGATCACATCAGCTCGCCGTTCAATCCGCGCCGCATGCACCCGGTGCTGCGCCGCGTGATGCCGCACAACGGCATCGACTACGCCGCGGGGACGGGCACGCCGGTGTGGGCCGCGGCGGACGGAACGATCACGTTCATCGGCCCGCGCGGGGCGAACGGGAACCTCGTCGCGCTGCGCCACGAGGGTGGATACGAGACGTTCTACGCGCACCTCTCGCGCTTCGCGCCGGGGCTCTCGCGCGGCGACACGGTCACCCAGCGCCAGGTGATCGGCTACGTCGGATCCACCGGGCGCAGCACCGGCCCGCACCTGCACTTCGGGCTCAAGCGGCACGGCGGGTTCGTCGATCCGGGGCGCGAGCTCAACGGCCCGGGGCGCATGCTGCCGGCCGCGCAGATGGGCCGCTTCCGCGCCCAGCTCGCGGGACTGAGGCGCGAGCTCGACGCGATCGAGATCCCCGAGGTCGCGGTGAGAGAAGCGCCCGACGCGCATCCCGTCGCGGCGAGCGAAGACGTGATGGACTGA
- a CDS encoding TIGR02266 family protein: MSDGGKKTDEVASQERDVSTATTPSEDSSETSGTERRSYERFDTRIHVDVTSGETFLFAYITNISEMGIFIRSESPLSIGTELRMRFAPDEGAELELSGMVVWINPVRANGDNPNPGMGVRFEALTAEQREQVVALVRTVAYLQDDTQGN, translated from the coding sequence GTGAGCGACGGGGGCAAGAAGACCGACGAGGTCGCGTCGCAGGAGCGCGACGTCTCGACGGCCACGACGCCCTCGGAGGACTCGAGCGAGACGAGCGGCACCGAGCGCCGCTCGTACGAGCGCTTCGACACGCGCATCCACGTCGACGTGACGAGCGGCGAGACGTTCCTCTTCGCCTACATCACGAACATCAGCGAGATGGGCATCTTCATCCGCTCGGAGTCGCCGCTGTCGATCGGCACCGAGCTGCGGATGCGGTTCGCGCCCGATGAGGGCGCGGAGCTCGAGCTGAGCGGGATGGTCGTGTGGATCAACCCGGTGCGCGCGAACGGCGACAACCCGAACCCGGGCATGGGCGTGCGGTTCGAGGCGCTGACTGCGGAGCAGCGGGAGCAGGTGGTCGCGCTGGTTCGTACCGTCGCGTATCTGCAGGACGATACGCAGGGAAACTAG
- a CDS encoding DUF2378 family protein, producing the protein MRVSAAARGGLASRRVEPGRADIEACYRATDLAWRLKQIPSSATCRGAFFNMLDDRAGTLSPDTQREYRRFFAVHRLSAFRMYSLRDYLTRIVLLSQIHYGEHQIHAGLRELQSGAFDAWAGTLLGRAALAVVTPDLLSVLRVLERAYASQTVVSHARFSVESADSRTIVTRIKQEHVYIESAMVGALEGVARTCRERVEVAAELDGPFDGIVRIRRLGSEEDGPEEDTA; encoded by the coding sequence GTGCGCGTGAGCGCTGCCGCGCGTGGTGGTCTTGCCTCTCGTCGCGTCGAGCCGGGGCGCGCCGACATCGAGGCGTGTTATCGCGCGACCGATCTCGCGTGGCGGCTCAAGCAGATCCCGTCGAGCGCGACGTGCCGCGGTGCGTTCTTCAACATGCTCGACGATCGCGCGGGCACGCTCTCGCCCGACACCCAGCGCGAGTACCGGCGCTTCTTCGCGGTGCACCGGCTCTCCGCGTTTCGCATGTACTCGTTGCGCGACTATCTCACGCGCATCGTGCTGCTCTCGCAGATCCACTACGGCGAGCACCAGATCCACGCGGGGCTGCGCGAGCTGCAGTCCGGCGCGTTCGACGCGTGGGCGGGCACGCTGCTCGGGCGCGCGGCGCTCGCGGTGGTCACGCCCGATCTGCTGAGCGTGCTGCGCGTGCTCGAGCGCGCCTACGCGAGCCAGACCGTCGTCTCGCACGCGCGCTTCTCGGTCGAGTCCGCGGACTCGCGCACCATCGTCACGCGCATCAAGCAAGAGCACGTGTACATCGAGTCCGCGATGGTCGGTGCCCTCGAGGGCGTGGCGCGCACCTGCCGCGAGCGCGTCGAGGTCGCGGCCGAGCTCGACGGACCCTTCGACGGCATCGTGCGGATCCGGCGCCTCGGCTCCGAAGAGGACGGCCCCGAAGAGGACACCGCATGA
- a CDS encoding hybrid sensor histidine kinase/response regulator, giving the protein MQGVSSGPVVAFLAWSRPELADRLVEASRDELEIALAWPASDPLPELRGGTVLLVELGDHGAASIARAHSLSAAFPELLVVPVVHDAVDLDIERALREGGAADVVDAADLERGMMRVVALARRVNGMREERSRLTAGLAHSERLTAIGLLAAGVGHEINNPSTAILANTERVRQEIEAVMSRPRFQQADVLHQRASDWLEALGDVLAASRRITSIVRALHVFSRKNEDDSRPEPTSINDDVQTVMRLVGREVRYQAKVDLDLAGDLPYVMAPPHAMTQVVTNLVVNALQALESIALETRRLRVMTSHDDEAVCLEVADNGPGIAPETLERIFDPFFTTKEIGAGTGLGLSITRELVRRCGGEIFVESEPGFGARFRVILPRGRRMHSMPRAVSQPPPRASRLRLLIVEDDELLLRAMTSSLSEDFECTPAPSGPIALQLVRSEERFDALLSDIVMPGMDGLRLYEEIAELDPRLAARTLFVSGGLRSETLHRALLETGRPLLAKPFSMRDLARRIREVAA; this is encoded by the coding sequence GTGCAGGGTGTGAGCAGCGGTCCCGTCGTCGCGTTCCTCGCTTGGTCGCGGCCCGAGCTCGCCGACCGCCTCGTGGAGGCGTCGCGCGACGAGCTCGAGATCGCGCTCGCGTGGCCCGCGAGCGACCCACTGCCGGAGCTGCGCGGCGGCACCGTGCTGCTCGTGGAGCTCGGTGATCACGGCGCGGCCTCGATCGCGCGCGCGCACAGCTTGAGCGCGGCGTTCCCCGAGCTGCTCGTCGTGCCGGTGGTGCACGACGCGGTGGATCTCGACATCGAGCGCGCGCTGCGCGAGGGCGGCGCGGCGGACGTGGTCGACGCGGCGGATCTCGAGCGCGGGATGATGCGTGTCGTCGCGCTCGCGCGGCGCGTGAACGGGATGCGCGAGGAGCGCTCGCGGCTCACTGCGGGGCTCGCGCACAGCGAGCGTCTGACCGCGATCGGCCTGCTCGCGGCGGGCGTCGGGCACGAGATCAACAACCCGAGCACCGCGATCCTCGCGAACACCGAGCGCGTGCGGCAGGAGATCGAGGCGGTGATGTCGCGCCCGCGCTTCCAGCAGGCGGACGTGCTGCACCAGCGCGCGAGCGACTGGCTCGAGGCGCTCGGCGACGTGCTCGCGGCGTCGCGTCGCATCACGTCGATCGTGCGCGCGCTGCACGTGTTCTCGCGCAAGAACGAGGACGACTCGCGTCCCGAGCCGACGTCGATCAACGACGACGTGCAGACGGTGATGCGCCTCGTCGGGCGCGAGGTGCGCTATCAGGCGAAGGTCGATCTCGATCTCGCCGGGGACCTTCCGTACGTGATGGCCCCGCCGCACGCGATGACGCAGGTCGTGACGAACCTCGTCGTGAACGCGCTGCAGGCGCTCGAGTCCATCGCGCTCGAGACCCGCAGGCTCCGCGTGATGACGAGCCACGACGACGAGGCCGTGTGCCTCGAGGTGGCGGACAACGGTCCGGGGATCGCGCCGGAGACGCTGGAGCGCATCTTCGATCCGTTCTTCACGACGAAGGAGATCGGCGCGGGCACGGGGCTCGGTCTCTCGATCACGCGCGAGCTGGTGCGCCGCTGCGGCGGAGAGATCTTCGTCGAGAGCGAGCCCGGCTTCGGCGCGCGCTTCCGCGTGATCCTGCCGCGCGGACGCCGGATGCACTCGATGCCCCGCGCCGTCTCGCAGCCGCCACCGCGCGCCAGCCGACTGCGCCTGCTGATCGTCGAGGACGACGAGCTCCTGCTGCGCGCGATGACGAGCTCGCTGTCGGAGGACTTCGAGTGCACGCCCGCGCCGAGCGGCCCGATCGCGCTGCAGCTCGTGCGCAGCGAGGAGCGCTTCGACGCGCTCTTGAGCGACATCGTCATGCCCGGGATGGACGGGCTGCGTCTGTACGAAGAGATCGCCGAGCTCGACCCGAGGCTCGCCGCGCGCACGCTCTTCGTCTCGGGCGGCCTGCGCTCGGAGACGCTGCACCGCGCACTGCTCGAGACCGGCCGCCCGCTGCTGGCGAAGCCGTTCTCGATGCGCGACCTCGCGCGCCGAATCCGCGAAGTCGCCGCGTAG
- a CDS encoding ArnT family glycosyltransferase, with amino-acid sequence MELPIRTARIAAGVTFVVAAVLVLAGIWSFGIWDPWELASADVARRLAAGEPPTERGTLDVPPLGPWLVAQGFSIFGIHEWSGRIPIGLSALAAVAIGYWLVARFAGRRAGIYAALIACTSPLFLFNARQMIGAGPAFAAQAAVFLCAVSLLFQPERAESATLRAPVARALWAVGLVVSIALSTLASGVLLGVLPPLGAVAATAIARGELAPQRFRANGEARVRAAIAWATVVGTALVAVHVARLVAIDADVYSAWIGGLPRGGNPPTFERVLELVFHSFAPWSALLPIAIGRAMAGRAEGEDRVPATLAEEPSLRIGLVLWAAFGFCAQTIYVSRFGSATFLPVIALAGSVALLLRDVERAGRGSWAAGLVALLLAALLLRDFRGYPVSPASGLGIEGLALPEDFPRSTGWLALLALFGGVALLGFSVDREESDERFVRDITLQDTRWSSLAPAPRVALGVVLLGWPHGLLVQQWRRGPGFQAWLIVFLLIATACTIFGLECFLLGEERPYESLLVLAAVTGALAGGTWLGVIGIAVARSLSKDDAARARLGRLVTWLAITGVVLTSLAIANGILGQPQVSSLAVRIGRVLAFLVPAIVVLIALGRAARFAFQKMGEWSLAPMLLVGLAIGGYTSFLFQPKMSSHFSPREVYDAYNRFASEGEPLGEYRVGGRAAAYYAHGEVEELTEQNAVLDFLARPERVWLAFRADDLAQLDRAYRQRTQRHLFVADASSARVLLATNQPPQGLASQNYLADAILDEVPQVQHRVGANFDRRVELVGYDLDLPGGNSVGPGQQFTVTWYWRVMSPVPGSYQIFLHVDGAGQRLNGDHEPVDGHYPVRLWDEGDIVVDRQTLRVPANFPPGQYTFFIGFYAGESRLDIIEGPSDEVDRARAGTLLVR; translated from the coding sequence ATGGAGCTTCCGATCCGCACGGCCCGCATCGCGGCGGGCGTGACCTTCGTCGTCGCCGCGGTGCTGGTGCTCGCGGGCATCTGGAGCTTCGGGATCTGGGATCCCTGGGAGCTCGCGAGCGCCGACGTCGCGCGCCGGCTCGCCGCCGGGGAGCCTCCGACCGAGCGCGGGACGCTCGACGTGCCGCCGCTCGGGCCCTGGCTCGTCGCGCAGGGCTTCTCGATCTTCGGGATCCACGAGTGGTCCGGGCGCATCCCGATCGGGCTCTCGGCGCTCGCTGCGGTGGCGATCGGATACTGGCTCGTCGCGCGCTTCGCGGGACGTCGCGCCGGGATCTACGCCGCGCTGATCGCGTGCACGAGCCCGCTCTTCCTCTTCAACGCGCGGCAGATGATCGGCGCCGGGCCCGCGTTCGCGGCGCAGGCGGCGGTGTTCCTCTGCGCGGTGTCGCTGCTCTTCCAGCCCGAGCGCGCCGAGTCGGCGACGCTGCGGGCGCCGGTCGCGCGTGCGCTGTGGGCCGTCGGGCTCGTCGTGTCGATCGCGCTGTCGACGCTCGCGAGCGGCGTGCTGCTCGGCGTGCTGCCTCCGCTCGGTGCGGTCGCGGCGACCGCGATCGCGCGCGGTGAGCTGGCGCCCCAGCGCTTCCGGGCGAACGGCGAAGCGCGGGTGCGCGCGGCGATCGCGTGGGCGACCGTCGTCGGGACGGCGCTCGTCGCGGTGCACGTCGCGCGGCTCGTCGCGATCGACGCCGACGTGTACAGCGCGTGGATCGGGGGCCTGCCGCGCGGCGGGAACCCGCCGACGTTCGAGCGCGTGCTCGAGCTCGTGTTCCACTCGTTCGCGCCGTGGAGCGCGCTGCTGCCGATCGCGATCGGTCGTGCGATGGCGGGCCGCGCCGAGGGCGAGGATCGCGTGCCCGCGACGCTCGCGGAAGAGCCCTCGCTGCGCATCGGGCTCGTGCTCTGGGCGGCGTTCGGGTTCTGCGCGCAGACGATCTACGTGTCGCGCTTCGGCAGCGCGACGTTCCTGCCGGTGATCGCGCTCGCGGGATCGGTCGCGCTCCTGCTGCGCGACGTCGAGCGCGCGGGGCGTGGATCGTGGGCCGCGGGTCTGGTCGCGCTGCTGCTCGCCGCGCTCCTGCTGCGCGACTTCCGCGGGTACCCGGTGAGCCCGGCCTCGGGCCTCGGGATCGAAGGGCTCGCGCTGCCCGAGGACTTCCCGCGCTCGACCGGATGGCTCGCGCTGCTCGCGCTCTTCGGCGGGGTCGCGCTGCTCGGCTTCTCGGTCGATCGCGAAGAGAGCGACGAGCGCTTCGTCCGCGACATCACGCTGCAGGACACGCGCTGGTCGTCGCTCGCGCCCGCGCCGCGTGTCGCGCTCGGCGTGGTGCTGCTCGGCTGGCCGCACGGGCTCCTCGTGCAGCAGTGGCGACGTGGGCCGGGCTTCCAGGCGTGGCTGATCGTGTTCCTGCTGATCGCGACGGCGTGCACGATCTTCGGGCTCGAGTGCTTCCTGCTCGGCGAGGAGCGTCCCTACGAGTCGCTGCTGGTGCTCGCGGCGGTGACCGGCGCGCTCGCGGGCGGGACCTGGCTCGGTGTGATCGGGATCGCGGTCGCGCGCTCGCTCTCGAAGGACGACGCGGCGCGCGCGCGCCTCGGGCGTCTCGTGACGTGGCTCGCGATCACCGGCGTCGTGCTGACGTCGCTCGCGATCGCGAACGGCATCCTCGGTCAGCCGCAGGTCTCGAGCCTCGCGGTGCGCATCGGGCGCGTGCTCGCGTTCCTCGTGCCCGCGATCGTGGTGCTGATCGCGCTCGGTCGCGCCGCGCGCTTCGCTTTCCAGAAGATGGGGGAGTGGTCGCTCGCGCCGATGCTGCTCGTGGGGCTGGCGATCGGCGGGTACACGAGCTTCCTCTTCCAGCCGAAGATGAGCTCGCACTTCTCGCCGCGAGAGGTGTACGACGCGTACAACCGCTTCGCGTCGGAGGGCGAGCCGCTCGGTGAGTATCGCGTCGGTGGGCGCGCGGCCGCGTACTACGCGCACGGCGAGGTCGAGGAGCTCACCGAGCAGAACGCGGTGCTCGACTTCCTCGCGCGCCCCGAGCGCGTGTGGCTCGCGTTCCGCGCCGACGATCTCGCGCAGCTCGATCGCGCGTACCGCCAGCGCACGCAGCGCCATCTCTTCGTCGCGGACGCGTCGAGCGCGCGGGTGCTGCTCGCGACGAACCAGCCGCCGCAGGGCCTCGCGAGCCAGAACTATCTCGCGGACGCGATCCTCGACGAGGTGCCGCAGGTGCAGCATCGCGTCGGCGCGAACTTCGATCGACGCGTCGAGCTCGTCGGCTACGACCTCGATCTGCCGGGCGGCAACAGCGTGGGCCCGGGCCAGCAGTTCACGGTCACGTGGTACTGGCGCGTGATGTCGCCGGTGCCCGGCAGCTATCAGATCTTCCTCCACGTCGACGGCGCGGGGCAGCGCTTGAACGGCGATCACGAGCCGGTCGACGGGCACTATCCGGTGCGGCTCTGGGACGAGGGCGACATCGTCGTCGATCGACAGACGCTGCGCGTGCCGGCGAATTTCCCGCCCGGTCAGTACACGTTCTTCATCGGCTTCTACGCGGGCGAGTCGCGGCTCGACATCATCGAGGGCCCGTCCGACGAGGTCGACCGCGCGCGTGCCGGCACCCTCCTCGTGCGTTGA
- a CDS encoding 3-oxoacyl-ACP synthase III family protein, with translation MGEEGARGLRGIGIVGIGTALPPKVRDNSFWNGVLVARDETQRRGDVLAVERTSSGARTAMPREIADAIAATGDDLFRGARLRHVIDDDDDVSELEAAAGRAALRDAGVDPESIDLLLVHSLMPDRLIPSNAPAVQDRLGLTRAAAWSLDVGCASFQAQLVTAAALIRAGTFRRALIVQSHAGTRSVDPTSVASVNFGDGAAAAVIERVPDDFGVLGHYARTDGSLRDGIVLAPVVEGAPRRAWWEGQGRMQLASFDADAGKSAGLRAGEFCREACSGALRDAGLTLDDVDLYTGNQSLGWFLDACRRSLGLPRDRTVDTFARIANVGDAAIVFNLQEARAQGRLEHGRIALLYSPAAGFTRTAVVVRWYDVRRCRV, from the coding sequence ATGGGTGAAGAAGGCGCGCGCGGTCTGCGTGGGATCGGGATCGTGGGGATCGGGACCGCGTTGCCGCCGAAGGTGCGCGACAACTCGTTCTGGAACGGCGTGCTGGTGGCGCGCGACGAGACCCAGCGACGCGGCGACGTGCTCGCGGTGGAGCGCACGTCGTCGGGCGCGCGCACGGCCATGCCACGCGAGATCGCGGATGCGATCGCGGCGACCGGCGACGATCTCTTCCGTGGCGCGCGGCTGCGGCACGTGATCGACGACGACGACGACGTCTCGGAGCTCGAGGCCGCGGCGGGGCGCGCGGCGCTGCGCGATGCGGGCGTGGATCCCGAGTCGATCGACCTGCTGCTCGTGCACTCGCTGATGCCCGATCGACTGATCCCGTCGAACGCGCCGGCGGTGCAGGATCGGCTCGGGCTCACGCGCGCGGCGGCGTGGAGCCTCGACGTCGGATGCGCGAGCTTCCAGGCGCAGCTCGTCACGGCGGCGGCGCTGATCCGCGCCGGCACGTTCCGTCGCGCGCTGATCGTGCAGTCGCACGCGGGGACGCGCTCGGTGGATCCGACGAGCGTCGCGTCGGTGAACTTCGGCGACGGTGCGGCGGCGGCGGTCATCGAGCGCGTGCCCGACGACTTCGGTGTGCTCGGCCACTACGCGCGCACCGATGGATCGCTGCGGGACGGAATCGTGCTCGCGCCGGTGGTCGAGGGCGCGCCCCGGCGCGCGTGGTGGGAAGGGCAGGGCCGCATGCAGCTCGCGTCGTTCGATGCCGACGCGGGCAAGAGCGCGGGGCTGCGCGCGGGTGAGTTCTGTCGCGAGGCGTGCAGCGGCGCGCTGCGCGACGCAGGGCTGACGCTCGACGACGTGGACCTCTACACGGGCAACCAGAGCCTCGGATGGTTCCTCGATGCGTGTCGTCGATCGCTCGGTCTGCCGCGGGACCGCACGGTCGACACCTTCGCGCGCATCGCCAACGTCGGTGACGCCGCGATCGTGTTCAACCTGCAGGAGGCGCGCGCGCAGGGTCGGCTCGAGCACGGGCGCATCGCACTGCTCTACTCGCCCGCGGCGGGCTTCACCCGCACCGCCGTCGTGGTGCGCTGGTACGATGTGCGCCGGTGCAGGGTGTGA